Proteins from one Mycoplasma sp. Pen4 genomic window:
- the infB gene encoding translation initiation factor IF-2, whose amino-acid sequence MSKKTNRISNVEEIKEQLSNTKTELKDGVFIFTEKMSISDFAAKIKVPATEIIKKLFLQGKMCNLNTILDEEQIAEICLDYGHDFKKETNIDGSNFLDEVNFTDNEKDLIRRSPIITVMGHVDHGKTTLIDKIRHSDIVSTESSGITQHTGAYQITHKGHKITFLDTPGHEAFTQMRARGAKVTDIVILVVAADDGVMPQTKEAIEHAKAAGVPLIVFVNKMDRSNKDLDRLKGELAENDVLIEEYGGDTQIVYGSALKGEGLSDLFDSIMLLSEILDLKANPNRYPIGTIIESRIDKGIGAVSTIIVENGTLYKGDFLVAGSKYGRVRMIFDSNNNQIDKVVPGAPATISGLNYAPDAGDRFIGFSDEKFAKKLAQEKENADKKEMLFGKTGIESDAEGKKIINVIIKSDVYGTSQAIKDQLNHLGNDEAVIKVIAAGAGDVNGNDLLLAQASNATIFVFNLKVSSNIRQNAKTANVDVIAHNVIYKIIEDCQTMLDGEKAPVYEEQKIGQAHIIKVFFYSKVGNIAGCMLDSGVVRTNAKVKVYRAGKLIHEGVIDSLKRDQNDAKEVQTGKDFGTHIKNFNDIKEDDVLEFYQDVRVN is encoded by the coding sequence ATGAGCAAGAAAACAAATAGAATTTCAAACGTTGAAGAAATTAAAGAACAATTATCAAATACAAAAACAGAATTAAAAGATGGTGTTTTTATCTTCACAGAAAAAATGTCTATATCAGACTTTGCTGCAAAAATTAAAGTACCAGCAACAGAAATTATTAAAAAATTATTCCTTCAAGGTAAAATGTGTAACTTAAACACAATCCTTGATGAAGAACAAATTGCAGAAATTTGTTTAGATTACGGTCACGACTTTAAGAAAGAAACAAACATCGATGGTTCTAACTTCCTTGATGAAGTAAACTTTACAGATAACGAAAAAGATTTAATTAGACGTAGCCCAATTATTACAGTTATGGGACACGTTGACCACGGTAAAACAACATTAATTGACAAAATCCGTCACTCTGATATTGTTTCAACTGAAAGCAGTGGTATTACTCAACATACTGGAGCATACCAAATCACTCACAAAGGTCACAAAATTACGTTCTTAGATACACCAGGTCATGAAGCCTTTACACAAATGCGTGCTAGAGGTGCTAAAGTAACTGATATCGTTATTTTAGTAGTTGCAGCTGATGATGGTGTTATGCCACAAACCAAAGAAGCAATCGAACATGCTAAAGCAGCTGGTGTTCCACTTATTGTTTTTGTTAATAAAATGGATAGGTCAAATAAAGACTTAGATCGTCTTAAAGGTGAATTAGCTGAAAATGATGTATTAATTGAAGAATACGGTGGGGATACACAAATCGTCTATGGTTCAGCCTTAAAAGGTGAAGGATTATCAGATTTATTTGATTCAATTATGCTTTTAAGTGAAATTTTAGATTTAAAAGCAAACCCAAACCGTTACCCAATCGGTACAATTATTGAATCACGTATCGATAAAGGAATTGGTGCTGTTTCAACAATTATCGTTGAAAATGGAACACTTTACAAAGGTGATTTCTTAGTTGCTGGTTCAAAATACGGTCGTGTAAGAATGATCTTTGATTCAAATAACAATCAAATCGACAAAGTTGTGCCAGGTGCACCTGCTACAATTTCAGGTCTTAACTATGCACCTGATGCTGGTGACAGATTTATCGGATTCAGCGATGAAAAATTCGCTAAAAAATTAGCGCAAGAAAAAGAAAATGCTGACAAAAAAGAAATGTTATTTGGTAAAACAGGTATCGAATCAGATGCTGAAGGTAAGAAAATTATCAATGTTATTATTAAATCTGACGTTTACGGTACATCACAAGCAATTAAAGATCAATTAAATCACTTAGGAAATGATGAAGCAGTTATTAAAGTTATTGCTGCTGGAGCAGGAGATGTAAATGGTAATGATTTACTTCTTGCACAAGCTTCAAATGCAACAATCTTTGTATTTAACTTAAAAGTTTCATCAAACATTAGACAAAATGCAAAAACAGCTAATGTAGATGTTATTGCACATAATGTTATTTATAAAATTATTGAAGATTGTCAAACAATGCTTGATGGTGAAAAAGCACCAGTTTATGAAGAACAAAAAATTGGACAAGCACACATTATTAAAGTATTCTTCTACTCAAAAGTTGGAAATATCGCAGGATGTATGCTTGACTCAGGTGTTGTTAGAACAAATGCTAAAGTTAAAGTTTACCGTGCTGGAAAATTAATCCATGAAGGTGTAATTGACTCACTTAAACGTGATCAAAATGATGCTAAAGAAGTTCAAACAGGAAAAGATTTTGGAACACACATCAAAAATTTCAATGATATTAAAGAAGATGATGTTCTTGAGTTCTACCAAGATGTTCGTGTTAACTAA
- a CDS encoding YlxR family protein, whose protein sequence is MHTRKCIVTQQILPVDELIRFDYNKKTNTVSLDLNKNLKGRGAYFAPSIQNWEKLVKTRCLNRAFRTNVPAETYQNLALQLKEVLYEQENK, encoded by the coding sequence ATGCACACTAGAAAATGTATTGTTACACAACAAATTCTTCCTGTTGACGAACTAATACGATTTGATTACAACAAAAAGACAAACACAGTTAGTCTTGATTTAAATAAAAATCTCAAAGGACGTGGTGCTTACTTTGCTCCATCTATCCAAAATTGAGAAAAATTAGTTAAAACTAGATGCTTAAATAGAGCATTTAGAACAAATGTTCCTGCTGAAACATACCAAAATTTAGCTTTACAACTGAAGGAGGTTCTTTATGAGCAAGAAAACAAATAG
- a CDS encoding NusA N-terminal domain-containing protein: MAKKQAQVITLEQQWYTLIENVAVNEKTDFDAILNIFKEEIERAITRDIDKDALIELKADHDNHIIRMFNLNGEVVADDFEFTDDSEKLIFITMSDAKILNDQVEEGDQTVIEFSLELLPKKIKTAIFNGYKQAIKALEKQKIIDKYTNLIGSKLNAKILTRNKNGSYNVALEDQVTAYLPVNKINANIELQPGKFLTVYLDNIDLESKLSILQVATNSPTEIADLLTKEIPEIANGDIEIVAIQRSAGIRSKIAIKQVSNFDIDLIGSILGESGSRISAVSAMLGGEKLDIIRYSDDITEYIKNALAPARVIDVVADSNDPENRRYNAIVTDRELMVAIGKKGINIELAAKLTGTKIQVMSANEALDKNITFKNEVEFDDRHYFRSTSKSSKHKSSKSSAALKDLDLYFDNDELFASIDFSEIAADIQEESNADKPKTKSTKSTAAKAKTVNMSEVDSLFEQEINEANNFIESINEYDFIDEIDKYEDENDNDLDSQTSEEDVVTKQKAKTKKVIKEFINSKEQLKDFKVDDDLAHYGLGDSDIDVSDFEDGWE; the protein is encoded by the coding sequence ATGGCTAAAAAACAAGCACAAGTTATCACATTAGAACAACAGTGATATACATTAATCGAAAATGTTGCAGTTAATGAAAAAACAGATTTCGATGCAATTTTAAACATCTTTAAAGAAGAAATCGAACGTGCAATCACAAGAGACATCGATAAAGATGCTTTAATTGAATTAAAAGCTGATCACGATAATCACATCATCAGAATGTTCAATCTTAATGGTGAAGTAGTTGCTGATGATTTCGAGTTCACAGATGATTCAGAAAAATTAATTTTCATCACAATGAGTGATGCAAAAATCTTAAATGATCAAGTCGAAGAAGGCGATCAAACTGTTATTGAATTTAGTCTTGAATTATTACCTAAGAAAATTAAAACTGCTATTTTCAATGGTTATAAACAAGCAATCAAAGCATTAGAAAAACAAAAAATAATTGATAAATATACAAACTTAATCGGATCAAAATTAAATGCAAAAATTTTAACACGTAACAAAAACGGTTCATACAACGTTGCATTAGAAGATCAAGTTACTGCATATTTACCAGTTAATAAAATTAATGCAAATATCGAATTACAACCTGGTAAATTCCTTACAGTTTACTTAGATAACATTGATTTAGAAAGCAAATTAAGCATTCTTCAAGTTGCTACTAACTCACCAACTGAAATTGCAGATTTACTTACAAAAGAAATTCCAGAAATCGCAAATGGCGATATTGAAATCGTTGCCATTCAACGTTCAGCTGGTATCAGAAGTAAAATTGCTATTAAACAAGTTTCTAACTTTGATATTGATTTAATCGGTTCAATCTTAGGAGAAAGTGGTTCACGTATTTCTGCGGTTTCTGCAATGCTTGGTGGTGAAAAATTAGACATCATCAGATATTCAGATGATATTACAGAATACATTAAAAACGCATTAGCTCCTGCTAGAGTTATTGATGTAGTTGCAGATAGCAATGATCCTGAAAATAGAAGATACAATGCAATTGTTACAGATAGAGAATTAATGGTTGCTATTGGTAAAAAAGGAATTAACATTGAACTTGCAGCAAAATTAACAGGTACAAAAATTCAAGTTATGTCTGCTAATGAAGCGCTTGATAAAAATATTACATTTAAAAATGAAGTTGAATTCGATGATAGACATTACTTTAGATCTACAAGCAAGTCTTCAAAACACAAATCATCTAAATCAAGTGCTGCATTAAAAGATCTTGACTTATACTTTGATAACGATGAATTATTTGCTTCAATTGACTTTTCAGAAATTGCTGCAGATATTCAAGAAGAATCAAATGCAGATAAACCAAAAACTAAATCAACGAAATCAACAGCTGCAAAAGCTAAAACAGTTAATATGTCAGAAGTTGATTCATTATTCGAACAAGAAATCAATGAAGCAAATAACTTTATTGAATCAATCAATGAATACGACTTTATTGATGAAATTGATAAATATGAAGATGAAAATGACAATGATTTAGACTCTCAAACATCAGAAGAAGATGTTGTAACTAAACAAAAAGCTAAAACCAAAAAAGTTATTAAAGAATTCATTAATTCTAAAGAGCAACTTAAAGACTTTAAAGTTGATGATGACTTAGCACACTATGGTTTAGGTGATTCAGACATCGACGTAAGCGATTTTGAAGATGGATGAGAATAA
- a CDS encoding HU family DNA-binding protein: MTKKEYISEVAERAEISPKDVEKVFDAMVFVLKEQLIMEEKVRLSHLGIFSTTIKPARTMTNKFRKSDDEPQFIEVPQRRVVKYTPSKYLRELIDFKA, from the coding sequence ATGACAAAAAAAGAATATATCAGTGAAGTTGCTGAAAGAGCAGAAATTTCACCTAAAGATGTAGAAAAAGTATTTGATGCAATGGTATTCGTTCTTAAAGAACAATTAATTATGGAAGAAAAAGTTAGATTATCACACTTAGGAATCTTTTCAACAACAATTAAACCAGCACGTACAATGACAAACAAATTCAGAAAATCTGACGATGAACCACAATTCATCGAAGTTCCACAAAGACGTGTTGTTAAATATACACCATCAAAATACTTACGTGAACTTATCGATTTTAAAGCTTAA
- a CDS encoding Mbov_0121 family peptidase domain-containing ABC transporter, giving the protein MKEIQYDQRDCSLYVLRYFINFLHSKKIGINELKQSAVYTKSGIKLSELSKIALNFNIKLDTYSCSFDQLKNLDNSIFPIAIIVNQNNLQHIVIVEKVKNNIFYLYDPAKGNITLSNDELTKIYANILVSFTKTKSLENTKINDKKSINFSIYQFDKFSALYLISLLIETTIMFIFPYFNKLVLNSIVPNKLSYHLMYLAVIVGIIICISFLIKVISSKLLEKILILKQQNFINHFISIMKINNHKLINNLTVGEAKNRISAINMICNLQVTFLPDIISSILTFGLAIYLLWHINTILLLAILIYSILNFIITLLVKNNYTKHFSRIIEANLSFEESFSNFFEYSKLSGNYDLECKIQQNTINKYLELNNEMMQFKMKNIALHSVLATLDLIAPLLILFIGAYQIWQNQLTIVNLIFFLTGASLFTKPIKSMIGIYENYYEFSKYSKLLTIFNLEQLVLSNNNFFEKVKTIEFKNCRYSYASNAKNFVINLPNIKFEKHSRLNGSNGCGKTTISAIISGNKQIDEGEILINKIKINPFINPKFKERVLYLGNKNVLTNIRIIDFLNLNNIDELMKIVEKLDLLDHLNAINLNITEFTNINELSNGQYQLINILNIFIKDYDAVIFDEAFENIDPNIFSKIKPFIQENLSNNLTIEISHNQKYIFQDSKVINIEK; this is encoded by the coding sequence ATGAAAGAAATACAATATGATCAACGAGACTGCTCACTTTATGTTCTTAGATATTTCATTAATTTTTTGCATTCAAAAAAGATCGGAATAAACGAATTAAAGCAATCAGCAGTATATACAAAATCAGGAATTAAATTAAGCGAGTTATCTAAAATTGCATTAAATTTCAATATTAAACTAGATACTTATAGTTGTAGTTTTGATCAACTTAAAAATCTAGATAATAGTATTTTTCCTATCGCAATTATAGTGAATCAAAATAACTTACAGCACATTGTCATAGTTGAAAAAGTTAAGAATAATATTTTTTATTTATATGATCCTGCAAAAGGTAATATCACATTAAGCAACGATGAGTTAACAAAAATATATGCTAATATTTTAGTTTCATTTACTAAGACAAAAAGTTTAGAAAATACCAAAATAAACGATAAAAAATCAATAAACTTTAGCATTTATCAGTTTGATAAATTTTCTGCTTTATACTTAATTTCATTATTAATTGAAACTACAATAATGTTTATTTTTCCTTATTTCAATAAGCTTGTTTTGAACTCAATTGTACCTAATAAACTTTCATATCATTTAATGTATCTTGCAGTGATTGTGGGAATAATTATTTGTATTTCTTTCTTAATTAAAGTTATTTCATCAAAACTTTTAGAGAAAATTTTAATCTTAAAACAGCAAAATTTTATTAATCATTTCATTTCCATAATGAAAATAAACAACCACAAATTAATAAATAACTTAACGGTAGGAGAAGCAAAAAATAGAATTTCAGCAATAAATATGATTTGTAATTTGCAAGTGACATTTTTACCAGATATCATCTCTTCAATATTAACTTTTGGTTTAGCAATATATCTTTTGTGACACATAAACACAATTTTGTTATTAGCTATATTAATTTATTCGATTTTGAATTTCATAATCACATTGCTTGTTAAGAATAATTACACTAAACATTTCAGTAGGATTATTGAAGCAAACTTGTCGTTTGAAGAATCATTTAGTAATTTCTTTGAATATAGTAAATTGTCAGGTAATTATGATCTAGAATGCAAAATCCAACAAAACACTATTAATAAATATTTAGAACTAAACAATGAAATGATGCAGTTTAAAATGAAAAACATTGCACTTCATAGTGTTTTAGCTACTTTAGATTTAATAGCACCATTATTAATATTGTTTATCGGTGCTTATCAAATTTGACAAAATCAATTAACAATAGTGAATTTGATATTCTTTTTAACTGGTGCCTCATTATTTACCAAGCCAATTAAAAGTATGATAGGTATTTATGAAAATTACTATGAGTTTTCAAAATACTCAAAACTTCTTACTATTTTTAATCTTGAACAGCTAGTCTTATCTAACAATAATTTCTTTGAAAAAGTCAAAACAATTGAATTCAAAAATTGTAGATATTCATATGCATCAAATGCAAAAAATTTTGTAATCAATTTACCTAATATTAAATTTGAAAAACATTCAAGACTAAATGGTAGTAATGGATGTGGTAAAACCACTATTTCTGCAATAATTAGCGGCAATAAGCAAATCGATGAAGGAGAAATATTGATCAATAAAATCAAGATAAATCCTTTTATAAATCCAAAGTTTAAAGAAAGAGTTTTGTATTTAGGTAATAAAAATGTTTTAACAAATATCAGAATTATTGATTTCTTAAACTTGAATAATATAGATGAGTTAATGAAAATTGTTGAGAAATTAGATCTCTTAGACCATTTAAACGCAATCAATCTAAATATAACTGAATTCACCAATATAAATGAATTATCTAATGGTCAATATCAATTAATTAATATACTCAATATTTTCATAAAAGACTATGATGCAGTGATTTTTGATGAAGCATTTGAAAATATCGATCCTAACATCTTTAGTAAAATCAAACCCTTTATACAAGAAAATCTTTCAAACAATTTAACAATTGAAATCTCACATAATCAAAAATATATCTTCCAAGACTCAAAGGTCATAAACATTGAAAAATAA
- a CDS encoding YitT family protein, protein METRKEYTRQKIKGTLLVFGFLYRIKKTWQKLLTMTIIGLIMGLLGVLLLQNTGLYALGLESFGQGIGSYFLFLISTTSNNKYLGYVIYNLCFWLIYFILNIPLLILSWKRISRSFTLYTMYYLAVFTISGVSFGFVPGISNVYLFTNLTANSPSIFTQNEVQVVLWNYDKDSLKHMAIFLYSLCWGMLQGLAAVSCIIIGSSTGGFDIVGMYISKKKLKEIGTIFLFLNFIALTIANIIGSYIPASLSLAQDSSNTQLVSTNRPWALDIFFNPNYVSSFFMLLINAFIVNFTYPKNKLVQTQIYCDRPFELISQINKISHRTYTFSITPVIGAYSRTKKYMITTNTQYLDAADLFLVTKSINKDLFISILDLKKGDGYMFIEQ, encoded by the coding sequence ATGGAAACAAGAAAAGAATATACAAGACAAAAAATTAAGGGTACTTTACTAGTTTTTGGTTTCTTATATAGAATCAAAAAAACGTGACAAAAACTACTAACAATGACCATAATCGGATTGATTATGGGACTACTTGGAGTTTTATTATTACAAAACACTGGTTTATATGCTCTAGGTTTAGAATCATTTGGTCAAGGAATTGGTAGTTACTTTCTATTTTTAATTAGCACAACAAGTAATAATAAATACCTAGGATACGTTATATATAACTTATGTTTCTGATTAATTTACTTTATTCTGAATATTCCATTATTAATCTTGTCATGAAAACGAATTTCACGTAGTTTTACTTTATACACAATGTATTACTTAGCTGTCTTTACGATCTCTGGGGTTTCATTCGGTTTTGTTCCTGGAATTAGTAATGTATATTTATTTACTAATTTAACCGCAAATTCACCATCTATTTTTACCCAAAATGAAGTGCAAGTTGTTTTATGAAACTATGATAAAGATTCATTGAAACACATGGCAATATTCCTTTACTCATTATGTTGAGGTATGCTACAAGGATTAGCTGCAGTATCATGTATTATCATCGGTTCATCAACAGGTGGTTTTGATATTGTTGGAATGTATATTTCTAAAAAGAAACTTAAAGAAATTGGAACAATTTTCTTATTCTTAAACTTTATTGCACTAACAATAGCAAACATTATTGGTTCATATATACCTGCTTCATTGTCACTTGCACAAGATTCATCTAATACACAATTGGTTAGCACTAATAGACCATGAGCATTAGATATTTTCTTTAACCCTAACTATGTTTCAAGTTTCTTTATGTTACTAATTAATGCTTTTATTGTTAACTTTACATACCCAAAGAACAAATTGGTGCAAACACAAATTTATTGTGATCGTCCATTTGAATTAATTTCACAAATTAATAAGATATCACATAGAACTTATACATTCTCAATCACACCTGTTATTGGTGCATATTCAAGAACCAAGAAATATATGATCACTACTAATACACAATACTTAGATGCTGCCGATTTATTCTTAGTTACCAAATCAATTAATAAAGACTTATTTATATCGATTCTTGACCTTAAAAAAGGTGATGGATATATGTTTATCGAACAATAA
- the hisS gene encoding histidine--tRNA ligase: MINKIKGTKDFSTIEYMIKDFVTNAFESVIARHEYKMIETPILEQSSLFKRSVGDSEIAKKEMYEFVDKGEREIALRPEGTASFVRALIENKWYTQDNLRFAYCGPMFRYEQPQKGRYRQFYQAGIEFVGEKNYLHDVDVILTAADLLDVFNVEYELQINSIGDETSRKNYEHALKEYLLPFKDQLSSISQERLESGRVLRILDDKVDSKHDFIKNAPKIHDYLSDSSREYFESILKMLDKFEVSYKVSDELVRGLDYYDEVVFEFVSTDKNVGSQSTLIGGGRYSNLISELDGPKISSVGFGFGVDRFIDLIRENFVEQTNVEEELRQVDVYIAMSNDQENVDYAFYLTNQHLRTFFSADCEFDLIKSKKVFDKAQKRGAKVLIYDDKFLDKNLLCAKSLKTKDKIIFSKNTQGIADLFEFILDNCADDLDVEIEEIEEYIDELAGANE, from the coding sequence ATGATTAATAAAATTAAAGGAACTAAAGACTTTTCAACTATTGAATATATGATTAAAGACTTTGTTACTAATGCATTTGAATCAGTTATTGCAAGACATGAATATAAAATGATTGAAACACCAATTTTAGAACAAAGTTCATTATTCAAACGTTCAGTTGGTGATTCTGAAATTGCTAAAAAAGAAATGTATGAATTTGTTGATAAAGGTGAACGTGAAATTGCACTTCGTCCAGAAGGAACTGCAAGCTTTGTACGTGCTTTAATTGAAAACAAATGATATACACAAGATAATCTTAGATTTGCTTATTGTGGTCCAATGTTTAGATATGAACAACCACAAAAGGGTCGTTATAGACAATTTTATCAAGCAGGTATTGAATTTGTTGGTGAAAAAAATTATTTACATGACGTTGATGTAATTTTAACTGCAGCAGATTTACTTGATGTATTTAACGTTGAATATGAGCTCCAAATTAATTCAATTGGTGATGAAACATCAAGAAAGAACTATGAGCATGCGTTAAAAGAATATTTATTACCATTTAAAGATCAATTATCATCAATTTCACAAGAAAGATTAGAAAGCGGTAGAGTGCTTAGAATTCTTGATGATAAAGTTGATTCAAAACATGACTTTATTAAAAATGCTCCAAAAATTCATGATTATTTATCAGATTCATCTAGAGAATATTTTGAATCAATTTTAAAAATGCTTGATAAATTTGAAGTATCATACAAAGTTTCTGATGAACTTGTACGTGGTTTAGACTATTATGATGAAGTTGTATTTGAATTTGTTTCAACTGATAAAAATGTTGGTTCTCAATCAACATTAATCGGTGGGGGAAGATACTCAAACTTAATCTCTGAATTAGATGGTCCAAAAATTTCAAGTGTTGGATTTGGATTTGGTGTTGATCGTTTCATTGATTTAATTAGAGAAAACTTCGTGGAACAAACAAATGTTGAAGAAGAATTACGTCAAGTTGATGTGTATATTGCGATGAGCAATGATCAAGAAAATGTTGATTATGCATTTTATTTAACAAATCAACACTTAAGAACATTTTTCTCAGCAGATTGCGAATTTGACTTAATCAAAAGTAAAAAAGTATTTGACAAAGCTCAAAAACGTGGTGCAAAAGTTTTAATTTATGATGATAAATTCCTTGACAAAAACCTTCTTTGTGCAAAATCATTAAAAACAAAAGATAAAATTATCTTTTCTAAAAATACACAAGGTATTGCAGATTTATTTGAATTCATTTTAGATAATTGTGCAGATGACTTAGATGTTGAAATTGAAGAAATCGAAGAATATATTGATGAATTGGCAGGTGCAAATGAATAA
- a CDS encoding adenine phosphoribosyltransferase has translation MNLKDYIIDVPNFPKPGITFKDISPLLNQPEAFKHVIDLMSEHAKDANMVVAPDARGFIFGTPVAYATHKPFIMVRKPGKLPGQTVKQNYDLEYGTNSLEIQVNVLKPGTNAVIVDDVLATGGTVKAIIDLLNSQGIKVTKLIVLYELKALNGREKLPKDIEIISLISE, from the coding sequence ATGAATTTAAAAGACTATATTATTGATGTTCCTAATTTCCCAAAACCAGGAATTACTTTCAAAGATATTTCACCATTATTAAATCAACCGGAAGCATTTAAACATGTTATAGATTTAATGAGTGAACATGCAAAAGACGCAAATATGGTTGTTGCGCCAGATGCACGTGGATTTATCTTTGGAACACCAGTTGCTTATGCTACACACAAACCATTTATAATGGTAAGAAAACCAGGTAAATTACCTGGTCAAACAGTAAAACAAAACTACGATTTAGAATATGGTACTAATTCATTAGAAATTCAAGTTAATGTATTAAAGCCAGGAACAAATGCTGTTATTGTTGATGATGTTTTAGCAACTGGAGGGACAGTAAAAGCAATTATTGATTTACTCAACTCTCAAGGTATTAAAGTAACTAAATTAATTGTTTTATATGAATTAAAAGCACTTAATGGTAGAGAAAAACTTCCAAAAGATATTGAAATTATTTCATTAATTTCTGAATAA
- the aspS gene encoding aspartate--tRNA ligase produces the protein MNKTINNNQLRLSDEGRTVTLYGWVANKRRFGELNFVDLRDKYGITQLVFNTPIHFTKESVLEVVGKVVKRKDINPDLPTGEIEIAVDEYKVLSTSKDQLPFQIRDDIEVKEELRLDYKFLDLRRPIMQKTLKLRNDILFAIREYLQSEDFTEIETPILSKATPEGARDFLVPTRNGKDMFFALPQSPQLFKQLLMISGFERYYQIARCFRDEDSRKDRQPEFTQLDIEVSFMEVEQFQSYIEGLFKHFMKKVMNVDLQVPFERVKYDDCIRDYGTDKPDFRYENKITTIEDFLNNSDFNIIKNAPSKRLLKIDETITKKEFKKLEEIAKKNKVKALFYFVVSDNEITESNFASKVPAEELQKLINAQNNANGTYLICADKYNNDSQALGALRVELNSWYQWARDEYNFKWIVDWPMFEYDDENDTWAAAHHPFTQFDNSLEELDNLSKDQVRARSYDLVLNGYELGSGSARIYDEATQQKMFDMIGLSKEQQESKFGFFLKAFEYGVPPHLGIGLGIDRLVMVLSNQNTIRDCIAFPKNSKSEDVFTKAPSSVDASQLNDLFIQTVDKK, from the coding sequence ATGAATAAAACAATTAACAATAATCAACTTAGATTAAGTGACGAAGGTAGAACTGTTACTTTATATGGTTGAGTAGCTAATAAACGTCGTTTTGGTGAATTGAACTTTGTTGATTTACGTGACAAATACGGAATTACACAATTAGTTTTCAATACACCAATTCACTTTACAAAGGAATCGGTATTAGAAGTAGTTGGTAAAGTTGTAAAACGTAAAGACATCAACCCTGATTTACCTACTGGAGAAATTGAAATTGCTGTTGATGAATACAAAGTTTTATCAACTTCAAAAGATCAATTACCATTCCAAATTAGAGATGATATTGAAGTTAAAGAAGAATTACGTTTAGATTATAAATTCCTTGATTTACGTAGACCAATAATGCAAAAAACACTTAAATTAAGAAATGATATTTTATTTGCAATTAGAGAATACTTACAATCAGAAGATTTCACAGAAATTGAAACACCTATTTTATCAAAAGCAACACCAGAAGGAGCTAGAGACTTTTTAGTACCTACTCGTAATGGTAAAGATATGTTCTTTGCACTTCCACAAAGCCCACAACTATTCAAACAATTATTAATGATTTCAGGATTTGAAAGATATTATCAAATTGCTAGATGTTTTAGAGATGAAGATTCAAGAAAAGATCGTCAACCTGAATTTACTCAATTAGATATTGAAGTAAGTTTTATGGAAGTTGAACAATTCCAAAGTTATATTGAAGGTTTATTCAAACACTTTATGAAAAAAGTTATGAATGTAGATCTTCAAGTTCCATTTGAAAGAGTAAAATACGATGACTGTATTCGTGATTATGGAACAGATAAACCTGACTTTAGATATGAAAATAAAATTACTACAATTGAAGACTTTTTAAACAATAGTGACTTTAACATAATTAAAAACGCTCCATCAAAACGTTTATTAAAAATTGATGAAACAATTACTAAAAAAGAATTTAAAAAACTTGAAGAGATTGCTAAGAAAAATAAAGTTAAAGCATTATTCTACTTTGTAGTATCTGATAACGAAATTACAGAAAGCAATTTTGCTTCAAAAGTTCCTGCTGAAGAACTTCAAAAATTAATTAACGCACAAAATAATGCAAATGGTACATATTTAATTTGTGCAGATAAATATAACAATGATTCACAAGCACTTGGAGCCTTACGTGTTGAATTAAATTCATGATACCAATGAGCAAGAGATGAATACAACTTCAAATGAATCGTTGATTGACCAATGTTTGAGTATGATGATGAAAATGATACATGAGCAGCAGCTCATCACCCATTCACCCAATTTGATAATTCACTTGAAGAATTAGATAATTTATCAAAAGATCAAGTTCGTGCTCGTAGCTATGACCTAGTCTTAAACGGATATGAATTAGGTTCTGGATCAGCTCGTATTTACGATGAAGCAACCCAACAAAAGATGTTTGATATGATTGGTTTATCTAAAGAACAACAAGAATCAAAATTTGGTTTCTTCTTAAAAGCATTCGAATACGGAGTACCGCCTCACTTAGGAATTGGATTAGGAATCGACCGTTTAGTTATGGTATTATCTAACCAAAATACAATCCGTGATTGTATCGCTTTCCCTAAAAACTCTAAGAGTGAGGATGTATTTACAAAAGCTCCTTCATCTGTTGATGCATCACAATTAAATGATTTATTTATTCAAACAGTTGATAAAAAATAA